The Streptomyces sp. Je 1-332 genome has a window encoding:
- a CDS encoding DUF488 family protein encodes MEAAETFPVRRVYDPPDEEDGVRVLVDRLWPRGVSKERAAVDEWLKEVTPSNELRNWFHQHRDQYEEFGRRYRAELAGPEQQDALHHLRELADAGTVTLVTAVKDVEHGHLPTLRAELMQEG; translated from the coding sequence ATGGAGGCTGCCGAGACGTTCCCCGTGCGCCGCGTGTACGACCCGCCCGACGAGGAGGACGGCGTACGCGTCCTGGTCGACCGGCTCTGGCCACGCGGCGTCTCCAAGGAGCGGGCGGCCGTCGACGAATGGCTCAAGGAGGTCACGCCCTCCAACGAGCTGCGGAACTGGTTCCACCAACACCGCGACCAGTACGAGGAGTTCGGCCGCCGCTACCGCGCCGAGCTCGCGGGCCCCGAGCAGCAGGACGCCCTCCACCACCTGCGCGAACTCGCGGACGCCGGAACGGTCACCCTGGTCACGGCGGTCAAGGACGTGGAGCACGGGCATCTGCCGACGCTCCGGGCCGAGTTGATGCAAGAGGGCTGA
- a CDS encoding Cmx/CmrA family chloramphenicol efflux MFS transporter, with protein sequence MPFALYMLGLAVFAQGTSEFMLSGLGPDIAADLDVSLSTAGTLTSAFAVGMVIGAPVMAVIGRRRPRRTALLAFLVTFLLVHVVGALTTSFAVLLATRVVGALANAGFLAVALVAAIGMVEPNAKGRATSVLLGGVTLACVAGVPGGALLGQFWGWRSAFWAVALVSVPAIIAILRSVPAGAPDAAGADAAGADTAGADEAGADVRAELRSLRDPGLLVTLLLGALVNGATFCTFTYLSPLLTHTSGFSESWVPALLALFGAGSFIGVTVAGRFADARPVRFLLAGAVALLAGWVLFALTAGNPVAAVVLVLVQGALSFGVGSALITRALYAATGAPTLAGGFATAALNVGAAIGPVGGGLALSAGLGHRSPLWVSALLVTLALMVGALALGKRQSGAGNDSRWRSPQVNSATQRRG encoded by the coding sequence ATGCCCTTTGCTCTCTACATGCTCGGCCTTGCCGTCTTCGCGCAAGGAACCTCCGAGTTCATGCTCTCCGGTCTCGGCCCCGACATCGCCGCCGACCTCGATGTGTCCCTCTCCACCGCGGGCACCCTGACCTCGGCCTTCGCCGTCGGGATGGTCATCGGTGCGCCCGTGATGGCCGTCATCGGCCGCCGTCGGCCGCGCAGGACCGCGCTGCTCGCCTTCCTGGTCACCTTCCTGCTCGTCCATGTCGTCGGCGCGCTGACCACCAGCTTCGCCGTGCTCCTCGCCACCCGCGTCGTCGGTGCGCTCGCCAACGCTGGGTTCCTCGCGGTGGCCCTGGTCGCCGCCATCGGCATGGTCGAACCGAACGCCAAGGGGCGGGCCACCTCGGTGCTGCTCGGCGGCGTCACGCTCGCCTGCGTCGCGGGCGTCCCGGGCGGCGCGCTGCTCGGGCAGTTCTGGGGGTGGCGGTCCGCGTTCTGGGCGGTGGCCCTCGTCTCGGTGCCGGCCATCATCGCGATCCTGCGGTCCGTGCCTGCCGGTGCGCCCGACGCGGCGGGTGCCGACGCGGCAGGGGCCGACACGGCAGGCGCCGACGAGGCAGGGGCCGACGTGCGGGCAGAGCTGCGTTCGCTGCGCGACCCGGGTCTCCTGGTCACGCTGCTTCTCGGCGCCCTGGTGAACGGCGCGACCTTCTGCACGTTCACTTATCTCTCGCCGCTGCTCACCCACACCAGTGGGTTCTCGGAGAGTTGGGTTCCGGCGCTGCTCGCGCTCTTCGGCGCCGGTTCGTTCATCGGGGTCACGGTCGCGGGGCGGTTCGCGGACGCGCGGCCCGTACGGTTCCTTCTCGCGGGCGCGGTGGCGCTGCTCGCCGGGTGGGTGCTCTTCGCGCTGACCGCCGGGAACCCCGTGGCGGCGGTCGTACTCGTCCTCGTCCAGGGCGCGCTGTCCTTCGGCGTCGGCTCCGCCCTGATCACCCGGGCGCTGTACGCGGCGACCGGCGCCCCCACCCTCGCCGGCGGCTTCGCCACGGCCGCGCTGAACGTGGGCGCCGCGATCGGTCCCGTGGGCGGCGGCCTCGCCCTCTCGGCGGGGCTCGGCCACCGCTCGCCCCTGTGGGTCAGCGCGCTGCTCGTGACGCTGGCCCTGATGGTCGGGGCCCTGGCACTGGGGAAGCGTCAGTCCGGGGCCGGGAACGACAGCCGCTGGAGAAGCCCCCAGGTGAACTCCGCGACGCAGCGGCGCGGCTGA